A single window of Nicotiana sylvestris chromosome 3, ASM39365v2, whole genome shotgun sequence DNA harbors:
- the LOC138887600 gene encoding ATP-dependent RNA helicase DBP5-like, producing the protein MMKENQERNQVISGLATNVNVLTKMFTEYQTKKSEKVVEVEEPEQEVEAKIEEKIVVEDKKVLEELKVQEVNREEVKEKVKETPKTLPPIPRPPPPFPQRLARKVDDSKVKKFYDILKQLSVKIPFVEAFQEMSGFAKYLKDLIAKKKTTKNEVVNVTYQVSSIIATTTI; encoded by the exons ATGATGAAGGAGAACcaagaaagaaatcaagtaatTTCAGGGCTTGCTACCAATGTCAATGTGTTGACAAAAATGTTCACTGAATACCAAACGAAGAAG AGTGAAAAAGTGGTTGAAGTGGAAGAGCCCGAACAAGAGGTTGAGGCAAAAATTGAAGagaaaattgttgttgaagataaAAAGGTCCTGGAAGAGTTGAAAGTTCAAGAAGTGAACCGGGAAgaggtaaaggaaaaggtaaaagagacaccaaaaactctaccacctattcctagacctcctcctccTTTCCCTCAAAGACTTGCTAGGAAGGTTGATGATAGCAAAGTCAAAAAGTTCTATGACATTCTCAAGCAGTTATCGGTAAAGATCccatttgtggaagcatttcaagagatgtCAGGTTTTGCTAAGTATTTGAAAGACTTGATCGCCAAGAAGAAAACCACCAagaatgaagtggtgaatgtgacttaccaggttagttccatcattgcaacaacaaccatttaa